TTGTGGCGGGGACAATTATTGCGATGATGATCATTCACCTGAATATGGACATACGGATTATCGGGGCGCTCATGCTGCTGCCGATTATTGCGTCGGCGATTTTTTTCCGGCTGGATCTGACCTTGTTCACGTCTGCCCTGCAGGCGGCGGCCTTCTTCATTCTCTACCGCTGGGATTACTGGTTCAAGTATTACCTTACGGACTTCGACCTGATTGCGATTCCGCTCTTCCTGCTGGTCGGCACGCTGGTGGCGGGCATTGTCATCATTAACGGGCGTGAGCTGGCGAGCGATCTGGAGGCTACGCTGACGGCGAAGCAGGACCTGATGATCGAGAACGCGGTGATCCGCAAGCTGTCGACCACGGATGCGCTGACGGGGCTGTATAACCATATTTCTTTTCACGAATTCTATGAAAAAGCATTGGAGTTCGGCAGCCGCGGCGCTCCGTTCCATCTGGCCCTGATTGATATTGATAACTTCAAGCTGATCAACGATAAATATGGACACCGTACGGGGGATGTGGTGCTGGCGCGGGTGGCCCAGATCATCAAGGAGCATATCTCGCCCGCAGATATTGCCGCCCGTTATGGCGGGGAGGAGTTCGCAATTCTGCTCTTCGAGAAAAGCTTCGAGGAAGCTTACGGCCTCATCGAGCAGGTCCGCCAGGAGCTGTCGCAGACGCCCCATGAGGAGATGGAGCAGCGGGCAGTTACTGTGAGCATCGGGCTCCAGAGCTATGCCGAAGGCACCTCCAAAGAGAAGCTGTTCGAGGAAGTGGACCACCTGCTCTATACCGCCAAGCATTCCGGCAAAAACAAAACACTGACTCCGCCGGCGCAGAGGAACGCTGTGTAGGTATGGCTCGCCCCGTCGGCTCGCGATCGTTCCAACCATGTTAACGGTTCGATACCGCCTGTTCGCCTAATCCGTTAACGGATTACCATGTCGCACCAGCGCTGTTCCTTCTTGTCACTGGCAAACCAGCCGCAGTCTGCACCTCCGCCTCTTAACGGGTTAGCCGCCCCCGGCACCCCAATTACTCCGCCGGTCTCTCATCCGCCGCCGCCTTTTGCCGTGCCCGGAACCGTCTTACCTTCATCAGATTCCCGCATAGCTTGTCGTCGCAATACCGCTTCGAGCGGTTGCGGGTGTCGTCATAATAGACCCAGAGGCAGTCGGGGTTCCCGCAGATGCGGAAGCGCGAGGGATCTTTCTCCAATAACGCTGCCGCAAAAGACGCCGCAATCTCGGCCATCACCTGCCCCCAGTCCGCGCGCTGCGGCAACAGTGAGACTCTCGGTTCGCCTTCAGCAATCCCGGTCACTTGACGCACCACAGGCCCGTTGTCCATATATCCATTCAACTGCTCCAGCAGCGCTGCTTCAGGCGTTTCTCCCGCAACTAATCGCTGCAGCTCGTCCCATAACCGTCCGCGCAACTGCTTCAGCCGCTCCAATTCCTCCGGCAACAAGGGGCCGGCAGCCGGCAGCTTCTGTTCCGCCAGCCAGTTCTCTACCCATTCCGGCTCCTCCAGCCGGTCCCGGTCCTTGCTCCGGTCGCCCGTCCGCCAATCCCGCCAATAGCTGTTCATGAAATCTACCCACAGCACGCTTCATCGGTCCTTTCGTTTCTTCCTTCCCTCGATTGTAACAGTTAAAAATAAGTTTTGCTAGTTACTTGAACCGCTCCGGCAAATATGGTACATTGCCAATGTAACTGTTGTTTGGGATGTTTAATCGTTACATTGTTGCTCCACCAAATTGCAGGAGGGATACTGATGAGAAACAAAATTAGCGATGTGCTGGTAGAGAATTGGGATTATGCGATGGATATCGAGGATTGGGCGCCGCCGCTTAGTGCTGCGCTGGAGGGGGTGACCAGTGAGCAGGCGCTCTGGAAGCCGGAGGGTGCTGCGGGCAATTCGATCTGGGAGAATGTGAACCATCTGACTTACTATAAGGAGCGGCTGCTGCGCAAGCTTAAGGGAATGGAGAAATTGCCGGATCTGGAGAGCAATGATGCTACGTTCACCGTAACCGAGAGCGGGGAAGAGGCATGGAACCAGGCGGTAGCCAAGCTGAAGTCGGTTCATGCCGGACTCCGTGAGGTAATTGTAGCGCTGGAAGAGGGCGCTTATGACTGGGGCGGCTCCGGACATGCACCGGGCGAAGAGGTAATGAGCCTGATTCTGCATGATGCGTATCACACCGGACAGATTGTGCTGGTCCGCAAGCTGCAGGGCTCCTGGCCGGGAACCCGCCGTTTCGATTAAGGGGACAGCCATATTTTACAAGTAATCTAGGCCTCTCCCGCTCTGTTTCAGCTCCAAATCCCCGGGTTAATGGATGACATGCAGCTACTAACCGAGAGGAGAGATTGAAGATGGAGCCGAATTACAAGGACAGAAGCGTAGAGGTTGAACGGACAGAGGTGCACCGGAAGTCGGATTCCAGTCTGGTCGCCTCCACTTTCATTAAATATGCAGCTTACATTGTAATAACCTTTGGAGTGCTATTCTTCCTGGTGAGATACGTCTTCCCGATGTTTAAGTAACGCCGAAGTCAAGCACGGACCAGAGACGGATGCCATGCCAAAAGCCACGATCCCTGAAGGGAATCGCGGCTTTTTTTGAAATATAAGAATGTATATGTTCCACACGATAATTTATCCTTATATTTCTCGCTGAAATGATACCGCCCTTAAAAAGGACGGCATAGCCGTTTCCACTTGAAACCACCCGGGTTATACGTTCTTCCGGATCATCTCATGGGAATCTGAGGTATTCCGGTAAAAGAACCAGCATTCGTTGAGCAGTTTGATCTGACGGCGGTCTTTTTTGAGATAGGCCTTCATGAGCTGTTGACGAAGCCACTGTGGCAAGGCGATCCCTCCTCTTACATACTACCTGTGTATAGATAGCATATGGGGAAAATCGCCCAAAGGTGCGTCATCGGCAATAGTTGTGCAAGCTGTAATTGATGATGGCTGTCCTATCCTGGCGTTACTGCACCCGTTCTTCCTCTTCTTCGTACCATTGTTCGAGCTGGGCCTGGAGCGCCCGGATTTCGGTCAGCAGTGAGATCAGCGGGTAATGCTCCTCCTTAATGGAGGCAAAAGCCTGCTCCAGCCGGTTAATATACGCCAGCCCCGACTCCAGGTGATGCTCTTCGCGCAGTAGCTCCAGCGCCTCACATTCGGCCACCGCCCGCGGCAGACCGGGTACATTCTCGGCTGTCAGCTTGTCGATTTCTTTGTTCAGGCGGAGATTCAGGGCACTTAACTGGTAAGCATACTCCTCCGGCATCTCCACGAATTGAAGCTCCTGCTCCTGCTGCATAATGACGTACCGCATTCTTGGCATAACACATTCTCCCTCCGGACTTGTCTTTCTTCTTGACAGTGTAGCGTATGGGCAAGTTACAATTCAAGTAGTGATCTAAATTCAGGCAGAGAGGACCGTGAAGGAACGCTATGACCAGTATGAGCAACGAAGAGCTGCAGCAATGGATTGAGCAGGTGTCGCTGAACAGCTTCGGCGTGCCTTTCCGGCATACGGCCAGCTTCAACAGCAGACTCACGACCACAGGCGGACGGTATTTCACCAAAAGCCATAATATAGAGATTAACCCCCGGCAGCTTGCCACCTACGGGCGGGAGGAGACGGAGAAAATCATCAAGCATGAGCTCTGCCACTACCACCTGCATCTGGCGAAGCGGGGGTATATGCACCGGGATGCCGATTTCAAAGCACTGCTCGCCCGCGTCGGCGGCAGCCGTTACTGCCAGACTCTGCCGGGCGCCCAGGCCCGCAAGCCGCAGCCGTACCGCTATAAGCTGGTGTGCATCACCTGTGCCAACGAGTACCTGCGCAAGCGCAGAGCCGATCCGGGACGTTACCGCTGCGGCCGCTGCTCCGGCAAGCTGAAGCTGGTTACCCTGGAGGCCGGCAAGGGGTCCGCTACTTAATAACAAGTCCAAGCAATCCGGCAAAAGAAGCCGCCTGCTCCGCAGAGATGATGCAGCCGTCCAGATCCTCAAGATCCACCAGGAGGCCGGTGAATTCGCAGTCGCTTAAATCGACACCTTTTAGCTTACAGCCCGCCAGCGTGGCCTGCTCCAGATTGCATTCCGCGAAGGTCAGGCCCTTAAGGCTGGACTGGTAATAATCCGCACTGACCAGCGAGCAGCGCTC
This region of Paenibacillus sp. FSL K6-1096 genomic DNA includes:
- a CDS encoding DinB family protein, with product MRNKISDVLVENWDYAMDIEDWAPPLSAALEGVTSEQALWKPEGAAGNSIWENVNHLTYYKERLLRKLKGMEKLPDLESNDATFTVTESGEEAWNQAVAKLKSVHAGLREVIVALEEGAYDWGGSGHAPGEEVMSLILHDAYHTGQIVLVRKLQGSWPGTRRFD
- a CDS encoding GGDEF domain-containing protein — encoded protein: MRALRLRDYMGPSETSAHRQAKWVKRFLYTYWLVIALHFLAQLGAFISLPYPMGAHEFYYDVLLYPTVLMSAVVGITQLVDFAAPKYSFVLLFVAGTIIAMMIIHLNMDIRIIGALMLLPIIASAIFFRLDLTLFTSALQAAAFFILYRWDYWFKYYLTDFDLIAIPLFLLVGTLVAGIVIINGRELASDLEATLTAKQDLMIENAVIRKLSTTDALTGLYNHISFHEFYEKALEFGSRGAPFHLALIDIDNFKLINDKYGHRTGDVVLARVAQIIKEHISPADIAARYGGEEFAILLFEKSFEEAYGLIEQVRQELSQTPHEEMEQRAVTVSIGLQSYAEGTSKEKLFEEVDHLLYTAKHSGKNKTLTPPAQRNAV
- the cmpA gene encoding cortex morphogenetic protein CmpA → MPQWLRQQLMKAYLKKDRRQIKLLNECWFFYRNTSDSHEMIRKNV
- a CDS encoding hydrolase/acyltransferase translates to MPRMRYVIMQQEQELQFVEMPEEYAYQLSALNLRLNKEIDKLTAENVPGLPRAVAECEALELLREEHHLESGLAYINRLEQAFASIKEEHYPLISLLTEIRALQAQLEQWYEEEEERVQ
- a CDS encoding CGNR zinc finger domain-containing protein, coding for MNSYWRDWRTGDRSKDRDRLEEPEWVENWLAEQKLPAAGPLLPEELERLKQLRGRLWDELQRLVAGETPEAALLEQLNGYMDNGPVVRQVTGIAEGEPRVSLLPQRADWGQVMAEIAASFAAALLEKDPSRFRICGNPDCLWVYYDDTRNRSKRYCDDKLCGNLMKVRRFRARQKAAADERPAE
- a CDS encoding SprT family protein translates to MSNEELQQWIEQVSLNSFGVPFRHTASFNSRLTTTGGRYFTKSHNIEINPRQLATYGREETEKIIKHELCHYHLHLAKRGYMHRDADFKALLARVGGSRYCQTLPGAQARKPQPYRYKLVCITCANEYLRKRRADPGRYRCGRCSGKLKLVTLEAGKGSAT